One window of Saprospiraceae bacterium genomic DNA carries:
- a CDS encoding c-type cytochrome — translation MYRYHIAESAPLQLKEYQNAMKIAEQEQALYLSEKGDQIDENNVELLPAGQYEEGKTIFKATCAVCHGDKGQGLVGPNLTDEYWIHGGSVKEIFTVIKYGVMDKGMRNWKDEYGPNQIAQLSSYIKSLKGTNPPGAKAAQGTLYTEATPGNTDAKQDTLKTTK, via the coding sequence TTGTATCGGTACCACATCGCTGAATCTGCACCGCTCCAATTAAAAGAATATCAAAATGCCATGAAAATTGCAGAACAAGAACAAGCACTCTATTTAAGTGAAAAAGGAGATCAGATTGATGAAAATAATGTAGAATTATTACCTGCAGGCCAATATGAAGAGGGTAAAACCATCTTTAAAGCTACTTGTGCAGTTTGTCATGGAGACAAAGGACAAGGATTGGTTGGACCAAATTTGACTGATGAATATTGGATTCATGGTGGCTCTGTAAAAGAAATTTTTACGGTAATAAAATATGGTGTGATGGATAAAGGCATGCGAAACTGGAAAGATGAATACGGTCCAAATCAAATTGCACAATTGTCGAGTTATATAAAATCTTTAAAAGGAACGAATCCTCCCGGTGCTAAAGCTGCTCAAGGAACTTTATATACAGAAGCAACACCTGGTAATACGGATGCAAAACAAGATACTTTGAAAACTACTAAGTAG